CCTACGGCAATTGTCAATGAACCTTTCTGTAACCAGTTATGGTtcaaagcattttttattttaaattgaaaacttTTCTCTGTTAATTTCATCTTCTGCTCTtagcctcctctcccccacccccattgcctCCCAGCATTCCTCCGTGtacaaactaaacaaaaaaaaggtTAATGCTTAATGGAAACATTTGGAAGTATATCTCCCCAAAGTAGTGAGAGCCTCAAAACTCTTCTGTGCTATCTGAAGCCTTAGTACTAGGTATCAATAGCTGTCTAGGCAATTAAGAAATCAGAGCAGGAGTTTCAAAAGAGTCTAAAGGAGTTAAGTGCACAAATCTCTCTAACTTTTAATGTGAAAAATCTAGCCGTACTCTCAGATTTAAGCACTAGCATTTTATGCTGGCAATGATCCTGTGTTTATGGTGATAGTTTATCTAAAATCACTTGAAgagatttgttttatttatagtcTATAATTTATAGATATATTTTCCCCATGCATTTGTGAGTTAAATAAATGTGGTATCACTTGATAAAGCTATTTCCAACATGGATCCCATTGTTCAAATGTTAGTGTTTTAAAATTAGGTAaaaattttaaaacagatttttataaTGGGATTAGTAATGATTTGTTGGGTAGTCTGATAATGGGGTGATGAATTGTAAACATTTAAGAATATTTTGGTATAGAaggttttgggatttttttgatATAATGTATCCAATTGTTTACTTCCTCCTTTCTGATCCCACCCCGTTTTTCTCCTTTGCATGGAGAGGCAAATAGAATAAAATTGGGGCCTGTTTAAAAGGGCTGGTTTCAGAGTCACTTTGTTTCAGAGAAAAAAGTACAAATATTTTGCTATTTTAATTGCCCCATCCACCAGTTTCTGTTCTAATGGAAGTGTGTATGTACGTATGCCAAGAATCCTTCCATGCCCTTTTGTGGGAGTCGTTGCATTTTTGTGCATTGTCTCATCCACCTTCCTCCATCTCTCATATCTCTGAGCAGATTAGAATCCCTCCTGAATTGGTCAGAAGTGTCACCAGGCATGCGTTCAGCCTTGAGGACTATGTTACTGCCAtagcactctttttttttttttttctctctccaagAGCAAGTGACCAGTCAGCTTCAGACACAGATTTATCAGCCTGGCAATGCGTTGCCACTACTAGATTGTTTAACTAGCTTATGTGATTAACGTTGTTCCTTTACAGAGTGCACACAAGGTCTTTAGCACTTCAAAGGTCTGCAGTTCCATTTTAGAATATTTGCATAAGGTTTTAGCTTTGGAGACTTAATGGGAAATACATATGCACCTGTATAGCTTTCTCCAAAAATGGGTTAATATAATTGACCCAGACTTCGGatagagaaaaatagaaaaaactaTTTCCATCATGATAAATAAAAGTGCATTAAAAGAAATTTAGTCATGGGAATAAAAGCTAAAGAAACACATGCTGCATTGGAATGGTTTATATTAGTGTCTTTAACTCCTATGTTTTGGAATAACTCCCAGATGAAGGATTATGCTGAACGTAGGAATTAATGGTACTAATGTAAGCCATTCCTTGTAGCATGCATTTTTACCTTTGATTTTTCTAGGCATGTAGTGAACAGTCAGTAATGCAGTGAAGCTGTGTATTATATAGATTGATTAAAACTTAGTACTAACAAGTGTTGCTTTGGGCCAGGTTTAAGACAGCtgggagaagctttgaaaatcctTGAATATCTTTGTGTTACCAACAATAAAGATCCTGACCTGAGTTTATGGAAACTCAACACCTAAATGCGAAAGATAATTTTGCTTGTGTAAAGGTGAACAGACTAGTACTAGCCTGGAAACCACATCATGTCTCAAAAGGCCTTTCCCAAAATGCCTCGGTTGTAGTATAAACCAGAGTTTACAAACTGCACATGACCCATTGCAGTTGACAAAGAGACCTTCAATCGGAGGAAAATTAATATAACGGTGTTGTATGGTTGAGGTCATCCTTTGAGAAGTGAGCAGTAACAGTTGGCTCTTGTCTCTGAGGATCTCCTCCTTCCTAGGAGTTTTGTGCCAGTAACCTTTCCTGAGTAAAAGTTTGAGTCCCAAGCCAGTTTGTTTTCCATTACGCTAGTTCCACCATAGAAATTATATGAACTGCGTCAAAGGATGATTCATTGACGGATGTTCATTTTCCTCTACTTTATAACTTAACAATTCTGTTACCATTTTGCTCACATTGATGGTTTTACTCGACGATGGTGATGATGGAGGGTGGGATTTCCAGAAGTGTCTAAGTGAGTTGTGAGCACAAGTCCCTTCCTTAATGATTATAAAGACCCTGACCAGGTttggggccccattgtactaggtatGATACAAACCTATAATAGGACATAGCCCTTGCACAAAGCGCTTGTAGTCTACAGTATGTATAAACCTGCCTCATAGTTCCATTAAACAACTTCTGTAAATACATTATGCAGATACATAATGGTTTACAGAATTGGTCTCTAAGAGGACTCTAATGGTTTGGTTTTTGCCACCATCTAAAGCACCAgttaaatacaaacaaaacatgttttctgGTAGGAAACAGCTTGAAGTTTGTTGTTTATAATTTTGTTGCTTATAATTTTATGAAACCTTCACTTGTTGAGTTAAAATGTTCCAGGTCTGATCTTGGCTCCACGGCTGACTTTATTCatttattgatttaaataagTTTGTACTCAATGGTCCAGCTGTTTTTGAGAGTGAAGGGGAAAGAGAGCCACTTTTAGCATGATATAATTTGTTTGATTTCTTTAACAGCTCTAGCGTCTCAAAGGTTTTGGGGTACGAATTATAAATGTGACCCAGAGAGAGACTTTAGGTTGGGGAGATATTTGAGTGACACAGATATTTAAAGGGGGCGGGGGAATAGAGTTGTGGGGAcatgaaaaatcttttttttaatgctgaggaacttttttctgttaaaaatctCCTACCATTCTGATTTCCAAGGgctgcattatttattatttgtattatcatagaaCATTAAAGCCCTAATCATGGTCCAGGACCGCATTGtgttaagtgctgtacaaacacattacacaaggggggagggatagctcagtggtttgagcattggcctgctaaacccagggttgtgagttcaacccttgaaggggccatttgggggtttagttggggatcagtcctgcattgagcagggggttggactagatgacctcctgagatcccttccaaccctgatagtctaaaagacattccctgccctgaagagcttacaattcaAATATAAGCAAGAGACAACACATGGATACAGATGTACAGGAGAGGACAAGGAAAGAACAAAACTTTATTGCTCAGCATGATAGCTAGGCAGCGGTCTCAGTGCACCAGCAGCCTACCTGTTAGCAAATTTTTGGTAGGCATCTATTTCTGAAACCCTCTCTCATTCTATATGGTGGCCTGAGGTGTATGTTGTATGAGGCAGTGTCCTGTGTCCTGGACTCATTTTATGATTTTTCAAAGGTCTGCACTCAGTGAGCCAGGACTCCTTTTTTTGCAAATCATCTGGCAGCCATATGTTCTGGACGCAAAAACTCTCCTCTTGTGATTGTGATTTCAGTGGTGAAGTCAGGGAAAAGTTTTactataattttttttccacTAATTCCTCATCTTTCTCTTCCATCatctacaattaaaaaaaaaagagctcaaAAAGTAGATGCTTTTGTATTTTATCCATTTTTCTTTATATGTTTTGTTGATCCATTTACAATAAgcagcctccctcctgccccaaactTTGAAATGGAATCTCTAActtttctaaaaacaaaaagCTTCTTAGTTTCTGGACTGATCCTGGAATTATAAACTGGATTTACTTCTTGGAAATACAGGCTTAAAAATTACCTAAGGTAAATGGGTTTGCGCTGCTTAAAGAGAACTGGGAATGATGACTGTATTTAACCTATCTGCCAGAACTAGACTGTGCGTTTCAGGCTTCCTGGAAGTTTTCCCATATGCTTAAGTACTGAACCAGGACTTCAGCTTTAGAGCTGGAAAAACATGCATCAATAACAGTGTCTAGACAGAAATCAGGTTTCATTAGTAGTTCTCAGCACGGGGCCTCTGACACTTAGTTGAGCAGTTTAAATTCTGTCCTTTTGGTGAGAGCGTGCACACATGCGTTGATTATGGCACCTTTTAGATCTCTTCCTAACACAGCCAGTCTCTTCTTTGCTAAATGGTCAGAAATAATTAGGGATACAAATTCATTTTACTCTTAACAAGGGTGCATGTGTCTTCGTATGATACTGAGCTACGTGCCATAATGTGCATGCAGTGTACTATGTGGTTTGTATTCAAACTGTTTCTGGATGTTGCTCATTTACAATGTAATACTCCAAGAGCACAAGACCAGCAATGTCTAAGCCAGGAGTTTCTTGGCAGAATTAGTGACCTTAGGTGTAGGCATGAATTTCCATTGACTTGGCTAGAAATTGCATATGCATGAGTGAGAGTAGAGTAGGGCTCCCAAATGGAAACTCTTGGTAATTGTGCAGTGCGGCAGATATTCTCGAGTACTATGGATGATTGGAAAATATAATGGAGATCAGGGCTGAACTGAAACTATCTAGAAACCTAGGCTCACCATGACGTACCCATTTGCTGTTGCCCTTACTTGGGCGGGTGGTGGTATTtcatttccctgtctgtaaaatgagtaTAATAGTACTTCCTTTCCTCGCAGAAGTTTGAGAGGATAAATTAATCCAATGTATGTGAGGTCCTCAGATAATATCACGATGGGACCGTATAGGTACCTGGGTAGATAAACAATGAGCATTATTGACCATTTATGCACTGTATATGTATCTAAACAACACTGATTAGATACACTTCATAAATTGTGTCTCAGCAAGTACTAGGCTCAATATAAAAATTAAGATAGTTTCTCTTTTGGGGGCAGCCTCTTTCTTGATTGTTCCAAAGAACTGGTCTGTAATCTCATAATAATGCAAGAGTGCTCTACAATTTCCAGGTATCCTCCTAACACACCTCTCTAAATTTTCTTTGTTACCTATATTGTATATATGTGTTTTAACAAATGTTCTGGATGGGCCCAGCATTTGTTGAGCTTTATTTATGTGTTAAAGCTTGTGCAACAGTAGGTTTGTCTTAACGTGCTCGGCAAATCTTTCTGAAACTTATTTGGTATGAACAGAGGTGAGTGAGGTTTTAATTTTGGATGATCTCTTACTACAAAACTAATACATCTTCCTTCTCAAATGTCTGGCATCCTCAAGGAAAGGGCCCCACAATTTTACTTGAGTGGTTAATAATCCCCAGTCTGATTTGCGTAAAGTCAACACCTTTCTCCCACCCATCACAGCTACCTACAGAAGAGAAGGTGGTAAATATTATCATAATTGTAGAATTCATAATGTGGATACCAAAGCTTTGCCATTGTCTCCCTGACGGTGGGCAGAGGCTGTAATATCAAATGACTTTGCAGGTACAGTTCTGGCTAATCATCCCTAACCTGAAAAATAAAAGGTTCTGAATATCTTTAATATTTATGCTTCACAAGGCCGTTATCCTTCTAACTAGTGTCATTTCTCCATATTCTGTCCCGGGTTCAATTATACTGCATTGGTTTAGTGCTAACTGGGGAGATTAGAGATGCTTTGATTGAGGCTGTCAGCTAAAACTGAGTCAGCATCTGTATACTGTCGCCCAGTTGCCCAAAGAACTtcgcttttttttctttttttttcctgtattgcTCATCCTATTAGATACAAAAGCCCTTTTCACCTGGCTTTTACGTCGGAGTCGGTTAACTCCTAAAGCAGCTCatataacacaaataataatggcAGCGCTAATCTTTTGGGCAAGCTCAATACAGTGACTGCTTCTGACTTTAAGGACAAAGGAGACTGTTTATCTTCGCTGCACACGGTTTCTAGGACTTTGTCCAATCATTTGCAGCAGAATTTGTCACAGAGATCATGGGTGGTTTGCCCTGGATACACATTTTGTACCATGCCTCCATATGGGATGTTCTTGTGTTACACCTGCAAGACTGAACAGAGCTTCAGGTGAGTTAGATGGCAAAAATATATATGCTCAAATAACGGCATCTTATGTAAATATAGATATGAAAGAAACAGAGAGTGAAGGCGAACACTTCACATTTAACTGCTCTTGTGGTATAATTGCTACTTTTTCATCAACAAGTTGTATATAAGCTGCTCTGCAGTCTGGAGACTCTTCCAACAGTAGTCACATTTCAGTGTGCTAACAAAGGAGcatgaggccatgtctacacttacagttttgcagcgctggtagttacagctgtgttagtacagctgtatagggccagcgctgcagagtggccacacttacagcaaccagcgctgcagtgtggccacatttacagcactagcagcgctgttgggagtggtgcattgtgggcagctatcccacagagcacctcgtcccatttcggcgctgtggcttgtgggaaggggaaggaagtgtgagtgtctttccgcttcctgttccaacgccccgtggtgctttgctacacattccgagcagtttggcggcattgtgattctacagcgcttttttctgcgatttttgttataaatggagcctgagcagctgacgaccttattgatgaatgttgccagcacatcacgcatggcagtggagctattccttcagctgcaaagtgagagtgacagtgacggtgaggagtcagacgatgatattgaatcgcctcactgtgaagacagtaaattgcttgtggcagtaacagacgtgctcagctccgtggaccggcgcgtttgggctcgggaaaccagcactcagtggtgggatcacatcgtcctgcaatcctgggatgacgagcagtggctgcagaactttcggatgagaaaagccactttcatggcactgtgtgctgagctcgcccctaccctgcggcgcagggacacaagattgagagctgccctgccagtggagaagcgggtggctattgcagtctggaagctggcaactccagactgcttcagatcggtggtgaaccagtttggagtgggaaagtctacagttggaatggtgctgatgcaagtttgcacagccattaatcgcaccctgctaagaagaaccgtgactcttgggaacgtgcaggacattgtggatggctttgcagaaatggggttccctaactgtggaggggcaatagatgggacgcatattcctattctgtcaccaccccacctggcatcagagtacgttaatcgcaaggggtatttctccgtggttctgcaagcgcttgtggatcaccgtgggcgtttcactgacatttactcaggatggcctggaaaggtgcacgatgcacgcatctttaggaacagttccctgttcaggaggctgagggccaggacttttttcccagatcgcaagatcacagtaggggacgtcgaaatgcccactgtgatccttggagaccccgcttaccccttaatgccctggctcatgaaaccatatacagggaagcttgacaggagcaaggaccggttcaactacaggctgagccggtgcagaatgactgtggagtgtgcttttggccgtttgaaagcccgctggcgctgtctttatgggaagctagatttggtggaaagcagcatcaccgctgttatatccgcgtgctgtaccctccgtaatatttgtgaagggaaggatgaaagattcagtgaggaatggacctccgaggttcgacgcctagaggatgagtttgctcagccagagagcagggctaatagggaggcccaggaaagggcttcaaggattagggatgctttaggggagcaatttgatgcatttgatgtgctttgctttaccttggtgtataatatttaccacttccagcaataatataacgtagtgaaaaagaaaaaaaacctttattcaacatacagtacataacaggcaagggggttggggtggtggactgtacattcacaggttttaatatgtcctattttgatcactattcaatgtctgctgcacttcaggattactatgctgcagaataatgggggtggagtgaacagggtaagaattatagttatcagggctggtaggtgatcgtacaggtgttgagggcagctggggataataaggaactggctgctggagaaagttgttttgtggaaatactggggaacaaggaagagggctttgggagggctgtgggttacaatggtacatatttgtctgcatggctacaagagactcgaaagactcagtttggcgagccaggaggcttatcatctgctttgtggcttttttggcagacaattcctttctcctgctttctgtttgcctccattcatgtacactctgtctccattcatacatcttctctctccattcctgtgtcttcctactttctctgttgtagtggctcataacagatttgatgaattcctcttttgattttctaggattccgtctcaagttctgcaacctacgtgaggccagtgatccggctgcagtagtcaaggtcactagaaaaaagagagatagaaccatgtaatacacagaggctacattgtttattatcacacattgaaggactttttagacttttggtagcatccttctcacatacctcacataacacagagagggcagggaagctaagtcatggtgagcaatggggtgagtggttttgccccgatttccccttgggagtgggaattgaccaatgggtcactggggtttatcagcaatgggtacaggaggtagctggtgtcctgaagagggggcagtagtgaacaggaaggtggtgagctgcttgggggcgggggttgttctttggtccgcgttcatgccgtcctgctggtgggggggggaagaaccgcggtgctggatgcctgcttggagggggcgttgggaacaccggagcgcactgcggtgctggatgcctgcttggagggggggtggggaacaccggagcacaccgtggtgctggatgcctgcttggaggggggtgcataacaccggaacacaccgcggtgctggatgcctgcttggaggggggtgcataacaccggagcacaccgcgtggatgcttacgtgctgggagggggggggtggggaacaccggagcacaccgcgtggctggctacgtgctgggagggggggggttaacaacagagcgccatgggctggggaaacgcgaacctggcgccctgcactcaagtatccctaaactctcaacagggtttcctactgccagacatatcactgctgcgtgttacctgggaagagagggagggtcttctacaggaatgtggataccgccctggcccctatgcagcttgcctgtgtgcagccatggtccccccacccctcgctgcacagtggatcggacgagttagcctgaccgggacagggaccacggtggctctcccgatcaacttgagaaagcaaattgcaaacgctcttgctgcaac
This genomic stretch from Gopherus flavomarginatus isolate rGopFla2 chromosome 19, rGopFla2.mat.asm, whole genome shotgun sequence harbors:
- the LOC127037579 gene encoding uncharacterized protein LOC127037579, whose translation is MESSEQGEVGEVVEDGDSEATGVEGDTPESQYTCSQELFSSQEEASQSQQLEVDGEEETEDHVRVTLTTAAGSLASRRLQNLRRNPRKSKEEFIKSVMSHYNRESRKTQEWREKMYEWRQSVHEWRQTESRRKELSAKKATKQMISLLARQTESFESLVAMQTNMYHCNPQPSQSPLPCSPVFPQNNFLQQPVPYYPQLPSTPVRSPTSPDNYNSYPVHSTPIILQHSNPEVQQTLNSDQNRTY